Proteins encoded in a region of the Zea mays cultivar B73 chromosome 2, Zm-B73-REFERENCE-NAM-5.0, whole genome shotgun sequence genome:
- the LOC100381287 gene encoding histone H3.3, protein MARTKQTARKSTGGKAPRKQLATKAARKSAPTTGGVKKPHRYRPGTVALREIRKYQKSTDLLIRKLPFQRLVREIAQDFKTDLRFQSHAVLALQEAAEAYLVGLFEDTNLCAIHAKRVTIMPKDIQLARRIRGERA, encoded by the exons ATGGCTCGTACTAAGCAAACTGCTCGCAAGTCCACTGGAGGGAAGGCTCCTAGGAAGCAACTTGCCACCAAG GCTGCCCGTAAGTCTGCACCCACAACTGGGGGAGTAAAGAAGCCTCATCGTTACCGCCCTGGAACTGTTGCTCTTCG TGAAATCCGCAAGTATCAGAAGAGCACTGACCTGCTCATAAGGAAGCTTCCGTTCCAAAGGCTTGTCAGGGAGATTGCCCAGGATTTCAAG ACTGATCTTCGTTTCCAGAGCCATGCGGTGCTTGCGCTGCAGGAGGCTGCGGAGGCGTACCTGGTGGGTCTATTCGAGGACACTAATCTGTGCGCCATCCATGCCAAGCGCGTGACCATCATGCCCAAGGACATTCAGCTGGCTAGGAGGATCCGTGGTGAAAGGGCCTAG